CCAGGTCCGGCCCGGTCCGTTTCGAACCCCACAGGAACGGGTGATCCCAGACGCTTTCACCGGCCACCGAGTAGTGGCCGTAGCGTTCGGTCTCCGCACGAAAAGGACGAATCATCTGCGAGTGGCAGCCGACGCAGCCTTCGCGGATATAGATGTCGCGACCTTCCAGTTGCAGCGCGGTGTAGGGCTTCATGCCTTCAACCGGTTTATTGGTCACGTCCTGAAAGAACAGCGGGACGATCTGGGTCAGGCCGCCGATGCTCACGGCCAGCACCATCAGAATCAGGAGCAGGCCGACGTTTTTCTCGATTGTTTCGTGTTTCATGGCGGACTCCTCAAGCCATCTGCGCGGCAGCGGCGACGTCGGCAGGCTGTGAGGCCCGCACGGTGCGCCAGGTGTTGTAGGCCATCAGCAACATGCCGCTGAGGAACACTGCCCCGCCGATCAGTCGCACGATGAAGCCGGGGTGGCTGGCCACCAGGGTTTCGACGAAGGAGTAGGTCAGCGTGCCGTCCTCGTTCACCGCACGCCACATCAGGCCCTGGGCGATGCCGTTGACCCACATCGAGGCGATGTAGAGCACGGTGCCGATGGTCGCCAGCCAGAAGTGCGCGTTGATCAGGCCGATGCTGTGCATCTGCTCGCGGCCGAAGACTTTCGGGATCATGTGGTACAGCGCGCCGATGGAAATCATCGCCACCCAGCCCAAGGCGCCTGCGTGCACGTGGCCGATGGTCCAGTCGGTGTAGTGGGAGAGGGCGTTCACGGTCTTGATCGCCATCATCGGCCCTTCGAAGGTCGACATGCCGTAGAACGCCAGCGACACCACGAGGAAGCGCAGGATCGGGTCGCTGCGCAACTTATGCCACGCGCCCGAGAGGGTCATCATGCCGTTGATCATGCCGCCCCAGCTCGGCGCCAGCAGGATCAGCGACATCACCATGCCCAGCGATTGCGCCCAGTCCGGCAGCGCGGTGTAGTGCAGGTGGTGGGGGCCGGCCCAGATGTACAGGGTGATCAGCGCCCAGAAGTGCACGATCGACAGGCGATAGGAATACACCGGGCGTTCGGCTTGCTTGGGCACGAAGTAATACATCATCCCCAGGAAGCCGGCGGTGAGGAAAAAGCCCACGGCGTTGTGGCCGTACCACCACTGCACCATCGCATCGGTAGCGCCGGAATACAGCGAGTAGGACTTGGTGAAGCTCACCGGCAACTCAAGGTTGTTGACGATGTGCAGGATCGCGACGGTGATGATGAATGCACCGAAGAACCAGTTGCCCACGTAAATATGCTTGGTCTTGCGCTGCATGATCGTGCCGAAGAACACGATGGCGTAGGCGACCCAGACGATGGTGATCAGGATGTCGATCGGCCATTCCAGCTCGGCGTATTCCTTGGAACTGGTGTAGCCCAGCGGCAGGCTGATGGCCGCCAGCAGGATCACCAGTTGCCAGCCCCAGAAGCAGAACGCGGCGATTTTCGGCGCGAACAGCTGTGTCTGGCAGGTGCGTTGCACGGAGTAGAACGAACTGGCAAACAGCGCGCAGCCGCCGAAGGCGAAGATCACGGCGTTGGTGTGCAGCGGGCGCAAGCGGCCGAAACTGGTCCACGGCAAGTTGAAGTTGAGTTCGGGCCAGACCAACTGGGCGGCGAGAAAAACCCCGAGCCCCATGCCGACGATGCCCCACACCACCGTCATAATGGCGAATTGGCGGACCACCTTATAGTTGTAGGCGGTACTGATAGAAGTGTTCATGGTTCCCCATCCACGGTTCAGCCGAAGCGCGCCAATGGCACGACCTTCGCCTGGAGTTATAGGCAGACTAAATGCGAGGCAAGCATGGACAAACGGCACAAGGCCGGTATTGACGGGGATCAATGGGCGCAGTGCGTGCAGGATCATGGATGGCTGTGGAATGCCGCTGAAGGCAAGGACTCGTCGACCCTGATCCTCGCCCATGGCGCCGGAGCGCCGATGGACAGCGACTGGATGAACGACATGGCCTCACGTCTCGCGGCGCTGGGCGTCAACGTACTGCGCTTCGAGTTTCCGTACATGGCGCAACGGCGTGTCGACGGCGGCAAGCGTCCGCCCAATCCCGCGCCGAAACTGCTGGAATGCTGGCGCGAGGTGTATGCCGAGGTGCGACGGCATGTCGCCGGGCCGTTGGCCATCGGCGGCAAATCCATGGGCGGGCGGATGGCCAGTCTGCTTGCCGATGAGTTGGGTGCGGACGCGCTGGTGTGCCTGGG
This genomic interval from Pseudomonas putida contains the following:
- a CDS encoding alpha/beta family hydrolase — translated: MDKRHKAGIDGDQWAQCVQDHGWLWNAAEGKDSSTLILAHGAGAPMDSDWMNDMASRLAALGVNVLRFEFPYMAQRRVDGGKRPPNPAPKLLECWREVYAEVRRHVAGPLAIGGKSMGGRMASLLADELGADALVCLGYPFYAVGKPEKPRVEHLAGLKTRTLIVQGERDALGNREAVEGYDLSASIEVFWLVAGDHDLKPLKVSGFSHEQHLAAAAQKVAAFLQ
- the ccoN gene encoding cytochrome-c oxidase, cbb3-type subunit I, giving the protein MNTSISTAYNYKVVRQFAIMTVVWGIVGMGLGVFLAAQLVWPELNFNLPWTSFGRLRPLHTNAVIFAFGGCALFASSFYSVQRTCQTQLFAPKIAAFCFWGWQLVILLAAISLPLGYTSSKEYAELEWPIDILITIVWVAYAIVFFGTIMQRKTKHIYVGNWFFGAFIITVAILHIVNNLELPVSFTKSYSLYSGATDAMVQWWYGHNAVGFFLTAGFLGMMYYFVPKQAERPVYSYRLSIVHFWALITLYIWAGPHHLHYTALPDWAQSLGMVMSLILLAPSWGGMINGMMTLSGAWHKLRSDPILRFLVVSLAFYGMSTFEGPMMAIKTVNALSHYTDWTIGHVHAGALGWVAMISIGALYHMIPKVFGREQMHSIGLINAHFWLATIGTVLYIASMWVNGIAQGLMWRAVNEDGTLTYSFVETLVASHPGFIVRLIGGAVFLSGMLLMAYNTWRTVRASQPADVAAAAQMA
- the ccoO gene encoding cytochrome-c oxidase, cbb3-type subunit II → MKHETIEKNVGLLLILMVLAVSIGGLTQIVPLFFQDVTNKPVEGMKPYTALQLEGRDIYIREGCVGCHSQMIRPFRAETERYGHYSVAGESVWDHPFLWGSKRTGPDLARVGARYSDDWHRAHLYNPRNVVPESKMPAYPWLVANQLDTSHTETKLRAMRTLGVPYTDDDIAGAKESVKGKTEMDALVAYLQVLGTAIKSKR